The Lycium barbarum isolate Lr01 chromosome 10, ASM1917538v2, whole genome shotgun sequence genome includes a region encoding these proteins:
- the LOC132612864 gene encoding uncharacterized protein LOC132612864 translates to MTDTGAKFHSALSITNVKSLLPFTLDIENGPYHSWVALFKVQARGHNLMHHIIPPTEATAMAKIDALWAADPELYDRFNAAVLQWIYGTISPKLLQAILVKDDTAAKAWQRLETIFQDNKGSRATHLEEELAAVSLEIFSSVDAYCNHVKTLADRLADVDAPVANSRLVLRLISGLLEAYSGTVDFVQNQDPLPPFESVRSRIKLAERTLKNRLSKEAGGNTAFIASTGGAQPGNMEHVNSNS, encoded by the coding sequence ATGACTGACACAGGAGCAAAGTTTCACTCTGCCCTCTCCATAACCAATGTCAAATCTCTTCTTCCTTTCACATTGGACATTGAAAATGGTCCATATCATTCATGGGTGGCGTTATTTAAGGTGCAAGCCCGAGGGCATAACCTGATGCATCACATTATTCCCCCTACAGAGGCCACAGCTATGGCCAAAATTGATGCCCTATGGGCAGCTGATCCTGAACTCTATGATCGTTTTAATGCGGCTGTCTTACAGTGGATATATGGTACGATCTCTCCTAAATTACTTCAAGCCATATTGGTGAAGGATGACACCGCGGCGAAAGCCTGGCAGAGGTTGGAGACCATCTTTCAAGACAACAAGGGTTCCAGGGCAACCCATCTCGAGGAAGAACTTGCTGCTGTCTCTCTCGAAATTTTTTCAAGTGTGGATGCGTATTGCAACCACGTGAAAACCTTGGCGGACAGGCTGGCAGATGTGGATGCTCCGGTGGCAAATAGTCGCCTTGTCTTGCGGCTCATTAGTGGTCTTCTAGAGGCCTACTCTGGCACAGTGGATTTTGTCCAAAATCAAGACCCACTACCACCTTTTGAAAGTGTTCGATCCCGAATAAAACTGGCGGAACGTACGCTAAAAAATCGTCTCTCCAAGGAAGCCGGCGGGAATACGGCTTTTATTGCCTCTACTGGCGGTGCCCAACCAGGTAACATGGAACATGTTAACTCCAACTCTTAG
- the LOC132612865 gene encoding uncharacterized mitochondrial protein AtMg00810-like, whose amino-acid sequence MAGLSRRMLTLDVKNAFLHGNLSDTVYMHQPLGFRDPNFPDHVCLLKKSLYSRKQAPRAWYQRFADFVATIGFSHSKSDHSLFIYRMGSDIAYILLYVDDIILTASSDDLRKSIMALLSAELAMKDLGRLSYFLGIAITRNADGLFLSQKQYAEEILERAGMSLCSPSLTPVDTKPKLSASKDAPIDDTTKYRQLAGALQYLTFTRPDISNAVQQVCLHMHDPRNEHMAALKRIPCYIQGSIDFVLHLYKSTVSSLVSYTDADWGGCPDTRRSTSSYCVFLGDNLISWSSKRQPTLSRSSAEAEYRGVANVVSKSCWTRNLLLELHSPIQKKTLVYYDNVRAIYLSEEHEGASALALISPIPLPDASGQQIREAIQLLTQLVAGQAQR is encoded by the exons atggcaggtctcagtAGAAGGATGTTGACT CTCGATGTCAAGAATGCTTTTCTTCATGGCAATCTCTCTGACactgtgtatatgcatcaaccaTTGGGTTTTCGGGATCCCAATTTTCCTGATCATGTCTGCCTATTGAAGAAGTCTCTCTACAGCCGGAAACAAGCCCCTCGAGCTTGGTACCAGCGGTTTGCTGATTTTGTCGCCACCATTGGCTTCTCACACAGCAAGTCTGATCACTCATTATTCATTTATCGCATGGGTTCTGATATTGCATATATACTGCTTTATGTCGATGACATCATTCTGACAGCCTCTTCAGACGATCTCCGTAAGTCTATTATGGCACTCTTAAGTGCCGAGTTAGCTATGAAAGACCTTGGTCGACTAAGCTATTTCTTGGGTATTGCTATTACTCGTAATGCAGATGGCTTATTTTTATCACAGAAGCAGTATGCCGAAGAAATCCTGGAACGGGCAGGTATGTCACTTTGTAGCCCGTCTCTTACACCTGTTGACACGAAGCCGAAGCTAAGTGCCTCGAAAGATGCACCAATTGATGATACGACTAAGTATCGTCAGCTTGCTGGGGCTTTGCAGTACCTTACTTTCACTAGACCAGATATCTCTAATGCCGTCCAACAGGTGTGTCTCCACATGCATGACCCTCGTAATGAACATATGGCTGCTCTTAAGCGCATTCCGTGCTACATTCAAGGGTCTATCGATTTTGTGTTGCATCTCTATAAGTCTACTGTCAGCAGCTTAGTCTcctatacagatgcagattggggtggctgCCCGGATACCAGACGCTCCACCTCTAGCTATTGTGTCTTCCTCGGTgacaacttgatttcttggtcctCAAAACGTCAGCCTACACTCTCTCGTTCtagtgccgaggccgaatacaggggagttgctaatgttgtctccaaATCCTGCTGGACCAGGAATTTACTCCTTGAGCTACATAGCCCGATCCAAAAGAAGACACTTGTTTATTATGACAATGTGCGTGCGATATACTTATCAG aggagcatgaaggggcctccGCTCTAGCTCTAATATCTCCAATTCCTctaccagatgcctcaggccagcaGATTAGAGAGgccattcagttgctgacccagttagttgccggtCAGGCTCAGCGATAG